tttaagctaactgcataaaacttgaatttacgagcgtaaatttggtatgtcacacgtttgtaagacggagacaacacatgcgggtgtggcgtcctcttaattaattagtctttttttaaaaaaataagtctcTATCTCACCTTTCTTATGTAATATTAACACTTTTCAAATGTCTTAAATATCTATTACCAAAATGTTCATGGCTTAGGACTAAGTTGTCTAATCTTAAGTGCTCCCTTCCCCTTGTTAATACGGAAACATAGCTAACCCCAACATTGCTGATTCCGAAGTAGGCCTATCTGCCTTTCAAATTTGTAGACTTGGCCGGAACGTTGACAACAGCCCTCACTCTCAGGGCAGTAAGGTTCTCATTGCCACCAAACACAAATTCAACCCTATCCCTGTAGCATCAAACGTCAATAACGTAGAGAAACTATTTCTTATGATCTCGCTTAACTCGCGTTCTATATTAATAGGATCCACTTATCTTCCTTCTCTCTCCCCGCTGCTTGTTATTGAAACACACTTATCATGCGTTGACATCTACTAATGGCACTCAAGCCTAATGCTGTAAGTATATGGGGTGAATACAACATACCTCACGTTTCATGGTCGTCTGATGATCTTGGTCTCACTGCTTCTGGTGACTTTCCTCCTTCGTCTACTGCAGTTGTTGACTCATTTTCCTTCTTAAACTCCTTCCAACTCAATTACTGTTTTAATAGCAGTGGTAACATTCTGgacttagtttttaataattctaccAAAGTGTCAGTCAGCAGTCAGCCTACTCCTCTTCTCACCCCCCCAACAATTATACCACCCACCTTTGCACATTTCTTTTTCTTACAATGCAGAACCTTTCGCCCAAGCATCACACTTATTTTATGGCTTAAAAAACATCGATTATGCTTCCATATATCATTTCTTAAACTCTTTTAATTGTAAGTCTACTTTCTAAATGTACTGCCTTAACGATGATGCATCCGTTGTCAATGATGCCCTTCTCACTTCTATTCATAAGTTCATCCCCCAAAAATCTATAAAACTCTAAATCCCCGTTactcaaaataatgataatgaccAAGAAACGTGCTCATGTAAACCTCAAACGGTTTAACTTTCCTTCGGACTATCTGATATTCTCTCAACTTCGTGCCAAATGTCAACGTCAGTtcaaattttactattttttcttttttacataaaaaataccgAAAGCAACAATCTCTCCCACTTCTAGAAATATACTAAAGACTTAAAATCTAACCCACCAATCCCATCCACAGTTCATCTCCACGATGAATCAGCCTCTTCCCCCGTTGATTAAGCCAATCTATTCTCTAAATATTCCCTATCCGTTTTCAAGCATCCTCTCCCTTCACCTACTAATTCAGATAATTTATACCCATATAATCTACCCTCAAACTGCTTCTTTAGTCTTGATGTCTTTGTaacttaaaaaaacaattctaaTAGTCCTGACGACTTCTCTACCCGTCTACTCTACAACTCCTTGTATGCACTTGCAGCTCCAGTTCTCATTCTGTTTAGGCGTCCGCTGGATGAAGGCGTTGTCCCTGATGTATGGAAAACTAGTTCTATCACCCCCATCTTCAAGACTGGCAACCGATCCACTGTCTCCAACTACAGACCTATTTCTATTTTAACCTATCTGGCCAAGCTCTTTGAATCCATGTCTTTTcctgtatcaaaaaaaaatctcaacgaTATAGCTATAGATTCTCAGAATGGCTTCCGCCCTGTCAAGTCAATCATCACCAGCAGCATTTCCTTCAATATCTACATACTAAACAGTTTTGAGGTTAAAAGTCATGTTGACACAATTTTTACTGACTCCAAAAAATCATTTGATTCAGTAGACGATGGGCTTCTTATTGCCACACTTGACTCCCTCAGTAATGGCAATCCACTTATCTCTTAGCTCTCATCCTATCTAACATCTcgcaaaaaaattgttatccTAAACAGAACCGTTTTAAAATTGTCAGTAGTTTCCTCTGGTGTTCTTCAGAGAGGTCACCTGAGTCCacttcttttataatttttgttagttCAATAAACAAGTGTTTCTATTTTTCCAAGTTTCTCATGTTCTACATTAAAAGTATTTGTGGACTTGACTCGCCTGCTGACATATTACTCCTTGAACTGGATGCTTTTTTCGTCTGGACTCAACACCTTAACTTACTCCTCAACATTAACAAATATCACTTGATGACTTTCTCTAGGAAACGTAGCTCCATACTACACTCATATTCTCTTGGTATCTACCCTCTCCTACGTGTTGATCTTATCAAAGACCTAGGCTTTTATCTATCACCCTCTCTTTCAATCACCACATAAATGTTATGGTTGGAGGAGCCTTAAGATCTTTGAATTATCCAACAATCCACCAACAAATTTGGGCAGCGGTTGACCTCGTGATCAACCGACCCTTTGAtctttattgttaatatttatatgtgttGATATCAGCcactaatattatttgtgcACTCTTACCGTCGTAAACCTTGAGACAGTCGAAGTTTGACGGGTTGCATCACTGATCACTGGCGAATTTTTTATCATACGTGTTGAAGCTGCAGCTGGACCGTCGTTCGACTGCGCCATGGTGACGATCTTGCCTTTTGAAGTTTAAGACACTGTTGAATTTTTAGCAGGGGCCGTGGATCCATGACGTCACGCCAATGTGTCGATCaagtcatattattaaattattattattattgttatttgctgTTCAAATCTGTATAAACCAACTCACatgttttgattttgttatttctgattattatttattattattattggttgtaGTGCGTGTATTGCACCCGGTgcttataataatcaataatcattattgttgtgtgtaaaatatacatatcgTGCAATTGCATCCAATCAAATTGGATATATTTGTATTAGGTGAAGCGCAAGGGACGGCTATGTCAGTTGACTGCATAATTAACACGGACATTAGCAGGCTTGCGGCCATAAGGAAAGACGAGACGCTAATTAAAGTAGCTCAGATAAacgcagggcttgaaaccgatttcaaaaccggtttcagaaatcggtataaaccgttaaaaaaccgaaaccgaaatcaaaatcgaaaacgaaaccgaaaaaaattggataccggtattataatctaaaaccgaaaccgaaaaaaattggataccggtattaaagtcaaaaccaaaatcggaaaaaattggataccggtattataatttaaaaccgaaaccgcaaaaaattggataccggtattaaatataaattcaaaaccgaaatcggaaaaaattggaaaccgttgttataacttataactcaatttttttaattttaatattttaaataatgcttttttttttaattaacgtaaattattttaaaatgtacgtaaatacgtaaattGCATTTATACACCCATGggattatgattaaaatgttgataactatttcattatttgaaaaattattatagttgttttatacttttattataatagttatgaataataaataatattaataatagatattaattatttattgggcAGCACATTTGACAGATGATGGCCCGTATATGggtctattaatttattagattgttatttaatagtattaagctattaaatactgaatagtacaatactattataatcaaactataaaatataaataataagaaaatcatataataattactgctagaatcaattatttatagaggTACAATACCAGGAAAAACTGAAAATAGCACAGGTTTTAATTTGTGTGAGTGATCGTACGACCATCACCGCTACTGCAGTCTGTAGGCCGTGGGGAGcagagacaataataataacactaatataaaaataaatttaaaatatataatattgtttaagaattatttagttattaaaaataactgtatttttaatttttccctaGTGCCCATACActgtatagtgtacctatataatatatatttcgatatagaatattttgaaattttcgtaCTGTGTTTGCAGTAGTGCAGTCAGCGTGTTAGTCGTTCATTATAGTGTAGTTCCTTATCggtttactttttttatgtacaacttGCAACTTTATAATTACGAGTCCATCCACGACaaaaactttttcaattttatttttactaaatgatttatttactataaataaagatacctattacctacatcaGGTTGTTTCATTAATAACATAAGAAATCATGGCTAAAAAGAATACCAATCCTGTTGGCcgtttatttttcacttttaataatgaaacaaaTGAGTCCAAAATATGTACTGTTGAAGGATGTATAAAACCTATTTTACAAGATCACTCCTATTGAAATATTGctcttatttttatcaaaaattaaaaaatcatattaagtatttaactatttaagtataataaaactatttataattataacttaaagtcTGCTTTAAatccgtttttaaaaatgtagaaaccaGCATACAAAACCtaaatcaaaaccaaaatttcctaatatcgatattgaaaaattgaaaccgaaaccgaaatttcctaATACCGGTATTGGAAAGTtgaaaccaaaaccgaaatttcgtaataccggtattgaaaaattgaaaccgaaatcgaaaaaattagaaaccggtatccaaaatcgaaaccgaaatcgaaattttttcaatcggtttcaagccctggataAACGCAGCTAGATCGAAGATCGTAATGCATGAAATCGAGCAACTATTGGTAAGCAAGACCATAGATATCTGTTTGATACAAGAGCCCACAACCGATGGAAAAGGAGTCTACCTACTAGACAGGAGGCCCTTCAAGGTAATATCTAGCGGCAGCGAACCTAAGTCCGCTGTCATAATAGTGAACCAAGCCATAAGCGTCTTGGGCCAAAGACAGTTAAGTACCTCGCATAATGCCGTGTCCACAATCGCTAGGGACGGTATCCAGCTCACGCTGATATCTTCCTATTTCCAGTTCTCGTAGCCCACCCAGGAGTGCGTCGACGCCCTGAACTCTGTTATGGACGGACTGGATGGCGGCGTGCTTGTGGGGGCCGACGTGAACGCGAGGTCCACGGTATGGCACGACGACAGGCCGGACAAGCGAGGTGACATAGTGGTAGACTTTATTAGTCAAAGGAACCTAAGAGTTCATAACCGGCCGGGCGTACCGACGTTCAGGAACCACGGGTCGGCAAGCCTGGATGTGACTCTGTCGACAAACAACGTCAGAGTCGTGGACTGGTCCGCCACTCACGACCTGACGTCGAGCGACCACGCCCTAATCCGTTTCGACATCGTTACGCGGAAAAACGCGCACGTCTGTCCAGAAGAGAACGCTCGAGGCTATAACTACAGCCAGACGAACTGGACCAAATTCTGTAAGACCTTAGGAGACCTGAGAGACGCGAGGATAAGGGACCTCGAATGCCCGGACGTCGAAAGTTGTACGATAGCGCTTTCTGACGTACTGAGGGAAGCATGTGAAAAGCACATGAGAAAACCGAAGGAAAGTAGGCACAGACCTTCTCCGTGGTGGAACGATACCCTGGGCCGAGAACTGGACACCCTCGGCCGTTGGAAGGTGAGGCTCAGAAACGCTACCAACGCACTGGTGCGTCGGGCTACGCGCGCCAAGTTTAGAAAGCTGAAGGCGGCCCACAAGAAACATTGTTTCCAAGCCAGGAGCAGAGCCTGGCGTGAGTTCGTAGCGGAAACGGGGAACAAAGAACCCTGGGGCCCCGTCTTCAAATGGCTGAAAACTAGTGGCGCTAGACCCTCGGAGAACCTTCCAACAGCCGTTCGCAAAAGCGACGGCACGTTCACCACGTCTCTAAGCGAAACAGGGGAAAGACTTATGAAAACCCTGGTTCCCAAAGACAGCTACGATAACGAGAATCCTGAGCAAATAGCGGCCAGGACAGAGACAGGAGTGAGGGTCGGCTACTTCAGTAAATGGTCTGAGGACCCCGGGCATATCGAACCCTGCGGAGTCGATGAGGTCAAAAGGGCCATATGGCGGATGGCACCTAGAAAGTCCCCAGGCATAGACGGTATAACGGTCAAAATCCTACGGCAGGCCTGGCCAGTGCTCGCGGGGAACATCACACACGCGTTCAACAACTGCCTTCGTGCAAAAAGGTTCCCGAGCACATGGAAGACGGCCAAGCTGGTCGTGATCAGAAAATCACCTGGCAAGGACGCTTCTGAAGCCAAGTCTTACCGTCCTATAAGCCTCCTCCTAGTATTCTCTAAGGCGCTAGAGCACGTCATAGTAGAGATAATCTGACACGACACAGATTCGCACATGTCGAAAAGACAGTTCGGGTTCACTAGGAACCTCTCGACCGTCGACGCTATCCAACACGTACTCGACTGGTCAAAGGCAAGAACGGAAAAGTACGACCACGCAATCTTCCTGGACATTTCGGGCGCGTTCGCTTGCCTTTGGTGGCCGCAACTGGTGATGGACATGAAGGCTGCAGGCTGTAGCGACGGCCTCATAGAGCTCACCAAGAGTTACCTCGATGGTCGCCAAACGGAAATGAAAATTGGCGACCAAGTCATACGGAAAACCCTCACCAAGGGGTGCCCGCAGGGCAGCGAGTACGGCCCTGACCTGTGGAAATACGCAGTAAATCCACTCCTGTCAGAGGTGCTGCCTATAGGTACTGAACTAGTCACGTACGCAGATGATCTCGCACTGCTAATCTCGGGCAAAAATAGAGCCGAATTAACCGCAAGGGCAAATCACATACGCTGTGGATAAAAGGCTCACTCTCCAAGCCGCTGGTCCTCCGTCTCGGTAACGATAGAATAAAGCCTCCCGAGTCGGCGAAGTACCTCAGCATAACGTTTGACAAAGGCCGAAAGTTCAGCGCCCACCTGACGGAAAAAGCGAAAAACACGAAGGCACTGTTCGGTCGCCTGCACGGAGTTGCAAAGACCACCTGGGGACTGAGATCTGGAGCGCCGCTTCAGATCTACAAATCAGTATTCATACCGCAAATGAGCTACGCGGCCTCGGTGTGGGCCATGGACTGCATGTCTCTGGCGCACCATCGGGGCAGAGCGAACTCAACCCAGAGACTACCGTTGCGGGTGATAACAGGTGCTTACAATACGACGTCGACGGTGGCGCTGCAAGTACTAGCGGGGACACCACCCCTGGACTTGAAACTAAAGGAGATGGCCAAGATTGAGAAGGACAGGATCCTGGTAAGGAAAGGCGCGATGACGGCTGTAGAGGCTGTCCACAATctgtcatattatacaaatgagaCCATCGATCTCTGGCAGCAACGATGGGTCGCTGTAGATAAGGGAAGGTGGACTTACGCCTGGTTCCCAAGCATCCGTCATCGGTTGGAACGCACTTGGTGCGTCATGGACTATTACACGTCGCAACTGATGACGGGGCACGGGGACTTCAATGCGAAACTCCACATGTTCAATCTGAGAGGCGATGCAGCTTGCGGATGCGGGTCTCCAAACCAGACCGCCGAGCATCTGCTGTATGAATGCCCACTTGCTGACCAGGAAAGAAACAAACTCGAGCTCACGGTGCGAGCGGCCGGTGCGGACTGGCCATGTGAGCCCGAGTTCATGACCAGATCCGAGGTCTTATTCCAGACGGTGAAACAGTTTGCACACGCAACACTGAGCCGCTCTGAGGAAGGACGAGCCCGTTAGACGCGACTCAGCGTTAAAGTAAGATTCCGACGCGGGGCCCCTGGCATCACAGTGGCCAGTGGCCAGAGGGAAGAGGGATACCTTTTTAATCCGTCTAACCCGTCCGAGTGACATATCAGCGTTGCGGAAGGTGACGTGGAAAAATGTTGCGACACACCGGTGGAGGTCATTAAGCGGGGGATGTAACGGAAGGGCTGGACCAAAGCAACCGCGGGCAGGCACCTCGAATTTTACCTGCCCGCGGACCTCCAGCCACATGCCGGTACATTCCCCGCCCAACTCCAGCCGAGAGTTCACGGGCCCGGCCAACTCGTGAACGAACACGTGAAAGGCggaagtccggctgggggacacccaccgacaagcactcaaacccgagcattTGGTTAGGTccggcacccggcaaaagaaaaccgtaccactcataaaAGGTTGCACCGAGGCGGCGTCATAACCGTCCCGAtgccgatgctagtgggaaaacagtcgttgtgagtactctggataacggatccttaaaTCTCATTCCGCGGGTCGATGTGGAGGACCCTACTGAAAACCCGACTTTGCTAaaacgcccgaacggtatcagtgcccatcgagctttgtggcgtgcgtccggccgtcGCGCGCGGGTTCCttcgcgtgctcgcgctcgccggccgcgcgcccgcgacttatgtggatggcctcgcggagACTGTGgaagtagcgccttagtagaaggggagaaatttgactgggtcgaatccagcgctcgccgacgtgGATCAGCGAGACCCAACGATCTACCTCATacgagagtagccggcgggggaccgctGGCCTGGCGTCAGGACGCCCCgacgtaacccgtcggagggacgcGACCGCGTCACCAAGGCGTGAAGTAGCCGCCCTCGAGAGaaatggctaaaggtgtaacaacccccgggggaatggtcttatactccccgtcacacagtggtttacaatttgtattagGTAATACATTGTGAGTTTACCCCCCTTCCCGTCCATAATATTACGCGAGTCGTTGTCTCTAACCGCGATAGTAAAAGTAAGAgcagaactaaaaaaaataacttttatcacTGACCACAGCGAATAACAGTGAGGAAAAAATGtagacaagtgggtaccgctctgcttgTACGGTACCTAGGTTTCGAGGCCCACTCagccactgtaatggataaaattggatgtatacaatttttattcaataatttataaaataacttacagCCCATTTGCGCCCCAgagtatataattgtatacgaaaaacgattctcagcAAAAACGGTCTGTCaccctatattattgtatgtatattgtatgatattattgctgcattaaagtaatttattttactattcgACATTACTAATCTAGTGGATTGAATTcatttttacgaaaaaatatatttaataatattatagtatgtacctataaaatataataataagttattcctaacctttattttaaaattttcaagtacctacccgagaataatatttttattacaacaaactgacttttgtccaaatttaaatataaaacatctaTATACAAActgtattaatacatttttcaatttttttggttacagtatgaactatttatgaggaaccttgcaATAGGTTTTCGATCTCTAgctatgaaaataaattgaacattttatacatttttaactaggtacaaattaattttcaaattttcgttaTTTTGGTAAGTAGCTATACTAAATCCAATTTTCTAACAGAAACTACCaccaaagttgaaaattgacACCTTTTCCCATActtttcatgtacctatacagATACAAAAAGAAAATCTAATCGCTCCACTTCggttctaaaatgtatttattatgcaCACAAGTATACGACGATGGTATTAAAATAGATTGTCTTCAATAGCACATAGTTATATAGAATCTTGAGAGGAATATGGgtcgattttattaaaaattaattatactactATATGTTGATCACGTGTGTAATCTTAAGGCTTAGGACACCTTTAAGCTTTGTATTCAAAGTAAATAGTACTTATTAGTTAGTAGCGAAGgaaatcatacaattttaaaatggagAAATAATGAaagacgaatattattatacagtttgttATTATGCTGCACgtaattatatagatacctaaacAAATTATGGTAGATCACCAGATACTTAAACATTTCAAAGTGACTCACTTGTTGGACAATTTTGGAGACCCctggtttaaactataaacatgTATAATAGGTAACGTAAAGATATTTGAGTGATATTGATAAAACCTATGCTTAGATCTATCCGTAGACCTAGGTgttatgtatgtacattgtacggtGTGTCCGATACTCCGATATGTTATCTGtaacgataaatatatatatatacaacattatgtgaTTATTATGTGTGTCCGCCGTCGTGCGTAATGATAAATAAAGCAGTCGTACTTTGTCAATGCTCGTGTGTGTACCTTCGcctatcttatatataaaatacgtaacaTTTGGCGACGAAGATGAAAAttcggtgaaaatattatttaattttcttgttgTGATTATAATGTCGAATATTTCGCAATACATACCGGGTTCGGAATCATTCAGTAATTATTTAGATCGATTAAACGCGCAGTTGACCGTTTTAAAAGTTAAAGAGGCTGATAAAAAGTCCTATTTAATCGCATACATTGGTTCGGAAGCATATAGTCAATTAAAAGATGCTTGTTTGCCGGAGGAACCACAATTAAAGTCATACGACGAGTTAGTGTCCAAATTGGAAGAAATATATTCACCACGTCGTCTTGTAGTGAgtgaaagatttatttttaaccaacgTACACAGAACCAGGGTGAGTCAACTCGGGAGTACATaacagcattaaaaaaattatcaagtttTTGTGTATTTGGTTCGTTTTTAAACGATGCACTGCGAGATCGGCTTATTGTAGGGATAAGTGATGAATCGTGTCAACGAAAATTACTTGGTATAGAGTCCCTAACGTTTGAAGAAGCATGTAAAATTGCTTTGGATTCGGAGTTGGTTTGTAATCAAACACAACAAATGAACAATAAATCACAagtaaattttatcaataatggGAAAAATGTGTCTCGTCAAACACATTCGTCATCGAAGTCGGAACTCAAGTGGAACGGAAATTCTGGTGGAAAACCGTGGTCTGGGAAGTCGTCAAAACCTGGTCAAAAAAATGGTCAGTCAATTCAGCACGGCAGTCAAAGTTCACGAAGTCTTAAGTTTGGTCAATGCTATAGATGTGGAAGGAAGCACGATGTCCGTACGTGTCCAGCCAGAGAGTGGGAATGTTTTTCATGTAAATTAAAAGGTCATACGTCGAAAATGTgtaagacaaaaattaaaaataatttagagtcTATTGATTTAGTAAATAATGTGTCTCAGAATAGTGGGGGAAATCCACTTGTGATTAAaatcaaagttaataataagCTTATTCCGTTTGAAGTAGATAGTGGAGCGTCGGTTTCAGTTATgccgattaaatattttaatatgtattttaataattcatgtaaattagaaaaaaaacatattcaattAAGTTCTGTAAATTGTGAACCAGTCAAGGTTTTAGGTCAAACACTTGTAAATGTCGAGAtgtcaaatcaaaaaaatattaaactatatttaattataacggaaaactccgtaaaaaaagttttagtagGTCGATCTTGGTTAGATAAGTTATATTCAAACTGGAGATCGAATATGTgtctaaattgtataagtagTAATGTAGATTGCAAAATcgggaaaaatattatgaattctgtaaataataataattgcgtttTAAGTGAAATAGatgtaattaacaatattaaactcAAGTTTCCCGGGGtggttaaattaaatgataaaccaGCTGATTATATAAAAGACCATGAGGTCAATTTATCTTTAAAAGAAAATAGCGTACCAGTTTTCCATAGAGCATATCAAGTACCATATGCACTAAAGTCTGCTGTAGAAATTGAGTTAAATAGATTAGAAGTTGAAGGAGTTATAAGTAAGGTTTCAATTAGTGACTGGGCATCGCCTATTGTAgtagtaccaaaaaaaaataataaaattagaatatgtGTAGATTTAAAAACTACCTTAAATCCAAAATTACAAATTGAACAACACCCATTACCAAGAGTCGATGATGTGTTTAATGAGTTATCCGGGGGAAGTGTATTCACTGTTTTGGATTTAGCAGAAGCGTATTTACAATTACAGGTTGCACCTGAAAGTCGTAAGTTTCTTACAATTAATACTCATAAAGGGTTGTACTGTTTTAATCGTTTATGTTATGGGGTAGCGTCAGCGCCAAGTATATTTCAGTCAgtcatggaaaatattttacgagGTGTTTCTAAAGTACAAGTATATTTAGATGACATAATAATCTGCGGCTCGTCAAGGTCAGAGTGTGAAGAAAATGTTAATGCGGTGTTAGAACGTTTAAATGAGTATAGAGTTAAAGTAAATTTTGAGAAATGTCAGTTTTATTGTTCAAGTGTACAATTTCTAGGTCATAAAATAGATTGTCAAGGCGTACATCCCGATGGAAATAAAATGGATGCGATAAGAAACGCACCGTGCCCTAATGATGTAGtacaattaaaatcatttcTCGGTCTCATAAACTATTATCAACGTTTTATTCCAATGTCGTCATCTATATTAGCTCCCTtgtacaatttaacaaaaaataaaataccttggAATTGGTCTGACGAATGTCGATCagcgtttgaaaatataaaacaggtaTTAATAAAAAGTCAATTATTAGTCACGTATAATCCAGATTTACCTCTAGTAGTTACGTGTGACAGTTCTAGCTATGGTGTCGGTGCAGTTCTTAGTCATTTGATAGATGGGGAGGAGAAGCCAATTTTATTCGCGTCTAGCACCTTATCAGCGgcagaaaaaaattatgcacaAATTGAGCGTGAAGGGTTAGCAATAATCTTCGCAGTAAAAAAATTCCATAAATACTTGTTTGCAcgcaaatttattttagtaactgATCATTTGccgttaaaatcaatttttaatccgTCAAAGAATATACCTGTTGTAGCTTCATCTAGATTACAAAGATGGGCAGTTATATTGTCTAGTTATCAGTACGAGATTCAACATAGGAAGGGGGTAGACATAAGTAACGCAGACGCGTTATCAAGATTACCTCAAAGTAGTAATACTGGGGAAAATGcttgttcaattttattattagaaaatttacCTTTAACGTATAAGGAAGTGAGCAAAAAAACGAGTACAGACGaagtattaaaagaaataagTCAGTATACGAAAGAAGGTTGGCCGGGGGTAAAGTCGTTAAAATCAGAttgccaacaatattataaaagacgGGAAGAATTATCGTTAGTAAATGACTGTTTGATATTAGGTAATCGCGTAGTAATTCCAAAGTCATTAAGAGAAGacgtattaatgttattacataaaaaccatCCGGGTATTGTTCGTTCGAAAATGCTCGCAAGGTCGTATGTATGGTGGCCTAATATCGATATTGATATAGATAAGTTTATTAAGTCGTGTACGGAATGCCAATGTAATCAAAACGATAAGAATGTTAGTGAGAAAGTGTATATTCCGTGGGAAAATCCATCAGATTCTTGGAAAAGAATACACATCGATTTTCTAGAAATAAatcaagttaaattattaatcattgttgaCAGTTTTAGCA
This genomic window from Metopolophium dirhodum isolate CAU chromosome 1, ASM1992520v1, whole genome shotgun sequence contains:
- the LOC132940484 gene encoding uncharacterized protein K02A2.6-like, whose amino-acid sequence is MLVCVPSPILYIKYVTFGDEDENSVKILFNFLVVIIMSNISQYIPGSESFSNYLDRLNAQLTVLKVKEADKKSYLIAYIGSEAYSQLKDACLPEEPQLKSYDELVSKLEEIYSPRRLVVSERFIFNQRTQNQGESTREYITALKKLSSFCVFGSFLNDALRDRLIVGISDESCQRKLLGIESLTFEEACKIALDSELVCNQTQQMNNKSQVNFINNGKNVSRQTHSSSKSELKWNGNSGGKPWSGKSSKPGQKNGQSIQHGSQSSRSLKFGQCYRCGRKHDVRTCPAREWECFSCKLKGHTSKMCKTKIKNNLESIDLVNNVSQNSGGNPLVIKIKVNNKLIPFEVDSGASVSVMPIKYFNMYFNNSCKLEKKHIQLSSVNCEPVKVLGQTLVNVEMSNQKNIKLYLIINVINNIKLKFPGVVKLNDKPADYIKDHEVNLSLKENSVPVFHRAYQVPYALKSAVEIELNRLEVEGVISKVSISDWASPIVVVPKKNNKIRICVDLKTTLNPKLQIEQHPLPRVDDVFNELSGGSVFTVLDLAEAYLQLQVAPESRKFLTINTHKGLYCFNRLCYGVASAPSIFQSVMENILRGVSKVQVYLDDIIICGSSRSECEENVNAVLERLNEYRVKVNFEKCQFYCSSVQFLGHKIDCQGVHPDGNKMDAIRNAPCPNDVVQLKSFLGLINYYQRFIPMSSSILAPLYNLTKNKIPWNWSDECRSAFENIKQVLIKSQLLVTYNPDLPLVVTCDSSSYGVGAVLSHLIDGEEKPILFASSTLSAAEKNYAQIEREGLAIIFAVKKFHKYLFARKFILVTDHLPLKSIFNPSKNIPVVASSRLQRWAVILSSYQYEIQHRKGVDISNADALSRLPQSSNTGENACSILLLENLPLTYKEVSKKTSTDEVLKEISQYTKEGWPGVKSLKSDCQQYYKRREELSLVNDCLILGNRVVIPKSLREDVLMLLHKNHPGIVRSKMLARSYVWWPNIDIDIDKFIKSCTECQCNQNDKNVSEKVYIPWENPSDSWKRIHIDFLEINQVKLLIIVDSFSKWIECFAMGSTTASKVIEVLENCFCRFGSPEIMVTDNGPPFGANEFKAYCEKNCIKLVHSPPYNPESNGLAERGVQTIKKLLIKSLCVERDVKRIQSKINNILVSYRNTPTTSTGCSPSDLIYNFKPKNHLSILKPPNIVEKNKNINVTKYEINDKVLVRNNSKGQKWLTGRIMKMLGTCSYLVRVGDKIRLMHVNKLKKSYLNDEIFRTAYYIAKNQRLYTDLPKLVAIQSINGLQMGRVLQSDKSCSNIIEHISLEMRKKVFELKNTSAETIKSAILQNLALNGMDDNFLKQNLIAFVSDGASAMLSRVAGVGV